In Anaerobaca lacustris, the following are encoded in one genomic region:
- a CDS encoding CCA tRNA nucleotidyltransferase, producing the protein MANRRAAIQIVERLREKGFCALLAGGCVRDMVLGRRPNDYDVATDARPEDVMALFPRTLQVGAKFGVVIVLARRAQVEVATFRSEAGYQDGRHPDRVAFTDAANDAARRDFTINGMFFDPLEEKVIDYVGGQADLQRQIVRTIGDPDERFGEDYLRMLRAIRFSTQLDFAIEPETFAAIGRNARHITKISGERIATELEAMLVHPNRGAGASMLLASGLAEQIFPGLHSDSGGAACLAPTGAVHTLQRLRKRVDFPLALAAFFCGCPAKTALEMCHILKLSRNQTRHLRFLLTHRRRLLDCEMALSSLKKLLAQPYYRDLYELERATQKAVGNEAALAALAKLHRRVQSLRGVDVSPTPLLDGHDLIRLGARPGPQVGQLAEELYIAQLENHLHTRRQAEQWVKDWLARH; encoded by the coding sequence ATGGCGAATAGGCGGGCGGCCATCCAAATCGTCGAGCGGCTGCGTGAGAAGGGCTTCTGCGCCTTGCTGGCCGGCGGGTGCGTGCGCGACATGGTGCTGGGCCGTCGGCCGAACGACTACGATGTGGCCACCGACGCCCGCCCGGAGGACGTGATGGCCCTGTTTCCGCGCACGCTCCAAGTCGGGGCCAAATTTGGCGTCGTCATCGTCCTGGCGCGGCGCGCCCAGGTGGAGGTGGCGACATTTCGCAGCGAGGCCGGCTACCAGGACGGCCGCCATCCCGACCGCGTCGCGTTTACCGATGCGGCCAATGACGCGGCCCGCCGGGACTTCACGATCAACGGCATGTTCTTCGATCCGCTTGAAGAAAAGGTCATCGACTACGTCGGCGGCCAGGCCGACCTTCAGCGGCAAATCGTGCGGACCATCGGCGATCCCGATGAGCGGTTCGGCGAAGACTATCTGCGGATGCTCCGTGCGATTCGCTTCTCGACGCAGCTCGATTTCGCGATCGAGCCGGAGACGTTCGCCGCCATCGGACGCAACGCCCGGCACATCACGAAGATCAGCGGCGAACGGATCGCCACGGAATTGGAGGCGATGCTGGTCCATCCCAATCGAGGGGCCGGGGCCTCCATGTTGCTGGCGAGCGGATTAGCCGAGCAGATCTTCCCCGGCCTGCATAGCGACAGTGGGGGCGCGGCATGTCTCGCCCCTACCGGTGCGGTGCACACCCTACAGAGGTTGCGTAAGCGGGTGGACTTCCCGTTGGCGCTGGCGGCGTTCTTTTGTGGCTGTCCGGCAAAGACGGCGCTCGAGATGTGCCACATCCTCAAGCTCAGCCGCAATCAGACCCGGCACCTGCGATTTCTTCTGACACATCGGCGCCGCCTGCTGGATTGCGAGATGGCCCTGTCGTCCCTCAAGAAGCTGCTGGCCCAGCCCTACTATCGAGACCTCTACGAACTGGAGCGGGCCACACAGAAGGCCGTCGGCAACGAAGCGGCGCTGGCGGCCCTGGCGAAGCTGCACCGGCGGGTGCAATCCCTTCGCGGCGTCGACGTCAGCCCGACGCCTCTTCTCGACGGCCACGACCTGATCCGTCTGGGCGCCCGGCCGGGTCCGCAGGTGGGCCAATTGGCCGAGGAACTGTACATCGCCCAATTGGAGAACCACCTCCACACCAGACGGCAGGCCGAACAGTGGGTCAAAGACTGGCTCGCCAGGCATTGA
- a CDS encoding PEP/pyruvate-binding domain-containing protein, translating to MQKNSVERNEVVSVCRCLCVLVVSVVAFAGQNDPELAWKNQIEFPDDPFQSWTSPAYIKFTIVTTEGFDPNVVYYQDSSRYEYHYDFAVEHLDPFARMTIEQFDAVTLCASGQKAILGAVILPPWADPPINEYGIQLVRLDAFSREEVVRLFGVVRASVIAEPNVTAYYFPTYEQYPVAQQNRSWFEEQGVPVGSTARWSRGNTSYSQGWALGTLRFVEGSDIQAAYTRGELRPDDILLTDGVPAEVPSVAGIVTLMPATPNSHVAILARSQGVPFVHLAVMSDVASAQSLTGRTVYLSVTQDDFGADCRLKLLDAGSLSAEHRAALLALKQSLPVVIRPMVRQGRFWADTNDLQPDDIAGFGGKAANFGVLRDAIPDDCPRAMAFSFDLWNAVLDRSAFDAPLRDEIARRLSKYTEYPPANVQQLSNDLALVRDLFTDSRAVSFGDELEAVVLGALSEFGFDPMQKIRFRSSTNVEDSDRFTGAGLYDSFSGCLADDLDGDAAGPCACDPTESKERGVFRAIRKVFASFYNDNAFLERLKHGIDESYVGMALLVHHSFPDEIELANGVVTMERRWGESWSIEIVSQKGAVSVTNPPADAVPEIVQVSGTSWGPMPWVVQRSSLVSLRDDTVLVWEGDYVRLYELVVVAAERYCQVKPADSPMLDLEFKKLAPDGRLIVKQIREIPQAGAGEYATPFLLGQSRQYHTLQGRGSNVFTNHRLKSRWTLTPASTWLDEGTLQRCLYDDVRIEYVADGRVQEVTGPMSLLPGARHEYAAPQWDWDRYNLIDNWRLDDPCNPRTLRLRTTPAFQATVPDPVVTMDDLRLTVEVEYDRPVPTGETDVTFVEETTLYRPWEPGGQDWLDACEFGDPNTGVSIRVQFYMRWSWDPSSPTSIQIERTQIAGLTSEPIVLAGFFSQSVGGGAHLCPKNFLFEPRLESGISQEILDELRARDIRLIYFTTGARECRPTEWEDTPPAICFYGFDDPVEAPDGTPL from the coding sequence GTGCAGAAGAATTCGGTCGAGAGAAACGAGGTGGTGTCGGTGTGCCGGTGCCTGTGTGTGCTGGTGGTTTCGGTGGTTGCCTTTGCCGGTCAGAACGATCCGGAGTTGGCTTGGAAGAACCAGATCGAGTTTCCGGACGATCCGTTCCAAAGCTGGACCTCTCCGGCCTACATCAAGTTTACGATCGTCACGACCGAGGGCTTCGACCCGAACGTTGTCTACTACCAGGATTCAAGCCGGTACGAATACCACTATGACTTCGCGGTGGAGCATCTCGATCCATTCGCGCGGATGACGATCGAGCAGTTCGACGCCGTGACGCTGTGTGCGAGCGGCCAGAAGGCGATCCTCGGGGCGGTCATCCTTCCGCCGTGGGCCGACCCACCGATCAATGAGTACGGGATTCAGCTCGTGCGCCTGGATGCCTTCTCGCGTGAAGAGGTCGTAAGGTTGTTCGGCGTGGTTCGGGCATCGGTGATCGCCGAGCCGAACGTCACGGCGTATTACTTCCCGACCTACGAGCAGTATCCGGTCGCCCAGCAGAACCGTTCGTGGTTCGAAGAGCAGGGCGTCCCCGTCGGCTCGACGGCGCGATGGAGCCGGGGCAACACGAGCTACTCCCAGGGCTGGGCCCTCGGGACGCTGCGGTTCGTCGAGGGTTCAGATATCCAGGCGGCGTACACGCGCGGAGAACTCAGACCCGATGACATCCTTCTGACCGACGGTGTGCCGGCCGAGGTGCCGTCAGTGGCCGGGATCGTTACGCTGATGCCTGCGACGCCCAATTCGCACGTGGCGATCCTGGCGCGTTCGCAAGGCGTGCCCTTCGTCCATCTGGCCGTGATGTCTGACGTCGCCTCGGCGCAGAGCCTCACGGGCCGCACCGTCTACCTGAGCGTGACACAGGACGACTTCGGCGCGGACTGCCGGCTCAAGCTGCTCGATGCCGGCTCGCTGAGCGCCGAGCACCGGGCGGCGCTGCTGGCCTTGAAGCAGTCGCTTCCTGTGGTGATCCGCCCGATGGTCCGTCAGGGCCGGTTCTGGGCGGATACGAACGACTTGCAGCCGGACGACATCGCCGGTTTCGGAGGCAAGGCCGCCAATTTCGGCGTCCTGCGCGATGCCATCCCCGATGACTGTCCTCGTGCGATGGCCTTCTCATTCGATCTGTGGAACGCCGTTCTCGATCGGTCCGCATTCGATGCGCCATTGCGCGATGAGATTGCCCGGCGTCTGTCGAAATATACAGAATATCCGCCTGCAAACGTGCAGCAGCTTTCAAACGATCTGGCGCTGGTTCGCGATCTGTTCACCGATTCTCGGGCTGTTTCGTTTGGCGATGAGCTGGAGGCGGTTGTCTTGGGGGCGCTCAGCGAGTTCGGATTCGACCCGATGCAGAAGATTCGCTTTCGCAGTTCGACGAACGTCGAGGACAGCGACCGGTTCACGGGCGCGGGGCTGTATGACAGTTTCAGCGGGTGTCTGGCCGACGATCTCGACGGCGATGCGGCCGGCCCGTGCGCGTGCGACCCGACCGAGAGCAAGGAACGCGGCGTCTTTCGCGCCATCCGCAAGGTCTTTGCCAGCTTCTATAACGACAACGCCTTCCTCGAACGGCTCAAACACGGAATCGATGAATCGTACGTCGGTATGGCGTTGCTCGTGCACCATTCCTTTCCCGACGAGATCGAGTTGGCCAACGGGGTCGTGACGATGGAGCGCCGTTGGGGCGAGAGTTGGAGCATCGAGATCGTGTCCCAGAAGGGGGCGGTCTCCGTGACGAACCCGCCCGCCGACGCGGTGCCGGAGATCGTGCAGGTCAGCGGCACGTCCTGGGGGCCCATGCCGTGGGTGGTGCAGCGGTCGAGTCTGGTCTCGCTTCGCGACGACACCGTGCTTGTGTGGGAAGGCGACTATGTGCGCCTGTACGAACTGGTCGTCGTGGCGGCCGAGCGATACTGTCAGGTCAAGCCGGCCGACAGTCCCATGCTCGATCTGGAGTTTAAGAAGCTTGCGCCCGACGGCCGGCTCATCGTCAAGCAGATTCGAGAGATCCCCCAAGCCGGCGCGGGCGAATACGCGACGCCGTTCCTGCTCGGTCAATCCAGACAGTATCACACGTTGCAGGGCCGGGGCAGCAACGTCTTCACCAACCACCGCCTCAAATCGCGATGGACGCTGACGCCCGCAAGCACATGGCTCGACGAAGGCACGCTGCAAAGATGCCTTTACGACGATGTGAGAATCGAGTACGTCGCGGATGGGCGAGTACAGGAAGTCACGGGGCCGATGTCGCTGCTGCCTGGCGCCCGACACGAGTATGCGGCGCCGCAATGGGATTGGGACCGGTACAACCTGATCGACAATTGGCGCCTCGATGACCCGTGCAATCCTCGGACGCTCCGTCTTCGCACCACGCCGGCGTTCCAGGCGACGGTGCCCGACCCCGTCGTCACGATGGACGATCTGCGGCTGACGGTCGAAGTCGAGTATGACCGGCCCGTGCCGACAGGCGAAACGGATGTGACGTTTGTGGAAGAGACCACGCTCTACCGGCCCTGGGAGCCGGGCGGGCAGGACTGGCTCGATGCGTGCGAGTTCGGCGATCCCAATACGGGCGTCTCGATTCGGGTCCAGTTCTACATGCGATGGAGCTGGGACCCATCATCTCCCACTTCGATCCAGATCGAGCGGACACAAATCGCGGGCCTCACCAGTGAGCCCATCGTCCTGGCCGGGTTCTTCTCGCAGAGCGTCGGCGGCGGGGCGCATCTTTGCCCGAAGAACTTCCTCTTCGAGCCCCGACTGGAGTCCGGGATCTCGCAAGAGATTCTGGATGAGTTGAGAGCCAGAGACATCCGGCTGATCTACTTCACCACCGGCGCCCGTGAGTGCCGTCCGACCGAGTGGGAAGACACGCCGCCGGCAATCTGCTTCTACGGCTTCGACGACCCCGTCGAGGCTCCTGATGGCACGCCGTTGTAG
- the rsmD gene encoding 16S rRNA (guanine(966)-N(2))-methyltransferase RsmD — MRIIAGTKRGMHLQCPRTQDTRPITDRVKESLFNILHNYGLLADQRVADLFSGVGSLGLEALSREAAFVTFVEQDPKIAACLEKNVARAGFVAQSRVIRANAFRCGAPPDAGGLRHDLVFVDPPYALSRETGVGSLLAQLFDVLAGQVADKGVVVVRTEEGVPLPDVYGPFRAIDRRHWGSMSIVLYQVHGDGE; from the coding sequence ATGAGAATCATCGCCGGCACCAAGCGGGGGATGCACCTTCAGTGTCCCAGGACGCAGGACACCCGCCCGATCACCGACCGGGTCAAGGAGTCGCTGTTCAACATCCTGCACAACTACGGCCTGCTCGCCGATCAGCGGGTGGCCGACCTGTTCAGCGGCGTCGGCTCGCTCGGGCTGGAGGCCTTGAGCCGCGAGGCGGCGTTCGTGACATTCGTCGAGCAGGACCCGAAGATCGCCGCCTGTCTCGAAAAGAACGTCGCCCGCGCCGGCTTCGTGGCGCAGTCCCGCGTGATCCGCGCCAACGCGTTTCGCTGCGGGGCGCCGCCGGATGCGGGCGGTCTCAGGCACGACCTCGTCTTTGTCGATCCGCCCTATGCGCTGAGCCGTGAGACTGGCGTCGGCTCGCTGCTGGCGCAGTTGTTCGATGTGCTGGCCGGTCAGGTTGCCGACAAGGGGGTCGTCGTCGTGCGGACCGAAGAGGGCGTGCCGCTGCCGGATGTCTATGGGCCGTTCCGCGCGATCGACCGGAGGCACTGGGGGAGCATGTCGATTGTCCTGTATCAGGTGCACGGCGATGGCGAATAG
- a CDS encoding Dabb family protein yields the protein MARNLICLVVVSILLGGCVFVRECERIREDDRDPARPVAVTAAPSRLLRHVVLFKFKDDSSAADIRRIENAFLALPSRIDAIYSLEWGTDVSVENLHKGFTHCFIVTFRSEADRATYIPHPAHKEFGELLGPHLDDVLVLDYWTK from the coding sequence ATGGCTCGAAATCTCATTTGTCTGGTGGTCGTTTCGATTCTGCTCGGCGGATGCGTCTTTGTCAGGGAATGCGAGCGCATTCGCGAAGACGATCGCGACCCTGCGCGGCCGGTAGCGGTGACGGCGGCCCCGAGCCGGCTCCTGCGGCACGTCGTGCTGTTCAAGTTCAAGGACGATAGCAGTGCCGCCGACATCCGTCGGATCGAGAACGCCTTCCTCGCGTTGCCCAGCCGGATCGATGCGATCTACAGCCTCGAATGGGGCACCGATGTCAGCGTCGAGAACCTCCACAAGGGGTTCACACACTGCTTCATCGTGACGTTCCGCAGCGAGGCGGATCGGGCTACGTACATCCCTCACCCGGCCCATAAGGAGTTCGGTGAGCTGCTCGGCCCGCACCTTGACGACGTGTTGGTGTTGGACTACTGGACGAAATGA